Within the Nyctibius grandis isolate bNycGra1 chromosome 4, bNycGra1.pri, whole genome shotgun sequence genome, the region TCGGAAATCATGCATTCTTGCTGCCACTAGCAGAGCTAGAGAATAAGCAGGGAAAGTCAGTgtcaaaaagaggaaaatttcctgaagaaaagcagaaaacagttaGATAACTATGCCCTCTCTTTGTCCTTGCCTTCAGCTAAAGAGCTGTAAATGCTGATGCTCAGCTCTGTCCCTGAATGCAGGTGATTGACTTGACTTTACAAACAAACTTTGCTTCCTATCTAATAAAATTAAGCTGATTGCAAATTGCACCCAAAAACCTCCATGTTTTAGCATTTGGGAAACCATGGTCAGCTACTTAAATACAGCACAAGATCATCTTGTTCACATACTTTCAAAGTTCTCATCTTTTTAGCAGAATTTACTAGTCCTGAATAAAAAGCTGTCCAGTCAACTCTTCCAGAAGCCAGAAGTCAAACACTGAATCTGCTTAAGCTGTTATCCTCATTGCTGTCACCACTATCACTGTCTTGCTAGTGCCCAGGTGCTCTCCTGCGAGACCCTCTATAGAGCTAACTAAGACTGGCTGCGTTTACAACAGCGTGTTGCTTCAGAGCACTAGCTCAGTTTTGAAGCATCATCCCCACTCACCGTGCAGCAACTCAGTGCGCAGAACAGTTTTAAGCATGCAAAAGtgcttcatagaatcatagactcatttgggttggaagggaccttaaagatcatctagttccaacccccctgccacaggcagggataccctccaccagaccaggttgctcaaagcctcatccagtctggccttaaacactgccagggagggggcagccacagcttctctggacaacctgttcgagtgtctcactaccctcacaggaaagaatttcttcttaatatctaatctaaatctaccctctttcagtttaaaactgttccccctcgtcctgtcactacttgcccttgtaaaaagttcctctcccgctttcccgtgggctcccttcaggtactggaaggctactataaggtctccccggagccttctcttctccaggctgaacagccccaactctctcagcctctcttcataggagaggtgctccagccctctgatcatcttcgtggcctcctctgactcattccaacaactccatgtcctaAACAAGAGCTCCACTTCATGTAAAGTGCTCCAGTTCCTAACGGGAACATCAGGAGCTGAACTTAACAACTGGTCCTTCAAACAATATGGGGCACAGACATTTAAGCCAGGGAACCAAACTAAACCCAGTCCACAGTACACCACATGAACTGTATACTGTGTGGATGGATGTAGGGGACTCAGCACCACTTGCTTCAATCTATTGATCAATGTCTGCTGAACCAAATTACATGCTCGTGTGGATATAGTCTATGTAGTGAATCAAAGACCGGGCAGGTCTCCCATAGAGTCTATATCCAAATTTTTAGCAAGGTGTAATAAGCAAGTACTATTAACAAAAAGAGGCTAGAAATTTCAAGAATATTGTGTAGTCCGGGGTTCTCTAAGGTCTGAGCGCCATTTCTCATTCCAGCATGCACATGTAAGATCTAAGATCTTTCAAACAAAATGAAGCGCACATGTGAACTCTGTGACTACCTGCACTCTTCGTTACTCTGACCTCACCTGCTGGTACTGAGTACTTTTTAACCTAGCCCTCCCAAACTGGTAGGTCTTTTGTAAGCATCATAACAGTGATGAACCTTgaaaaagatgaagaagaagaggaaaataatttcacagaCCAGGTCAAAGAAGGTATTTCTTGCATAAGACTCTGTGTAAAGACACAAATCAAAGTGCTTGCCCTAACGGTGTCATTTTAGCtgacaaaaaaaccttttagcAGCTAGAGCTTGCAGAGAGCAGGGGCGAGAAGAGCACCAGAAAGGAGGTTAAAAAATCCAAAACGTAAGATACAAAGGATCTGAGCAAGTAATGTAGGAGCAAGGGCAAAAAAGAAGTTTGagtttcagaaattatttctatgaAGACCGGTATAATCTGTAGGTGCCTGACATCACAAAACCCAGAGAACGTGGCATCACCGAGGAAATGAGAAACTCCTCATCTGTTCCCAACTCCCAGACTCTCCATTCCAATCCGCTGCAGGGGAAGCAATACACCCAGCGTCTGACATACCTGCCCCGCAGAGTCCCGAAGGCCGGCGGCCGGTGTGTATCCAGTCCCGCTTCATCCTCTGCAACAGCCTGAGTGCCGTCATGGACACCTCATGGTTCTTATCCCCAAACTCAAGCATGTGTGCAAAACGAGGAATATATAAACATGGATCTGCCAACAGAAAGTAATACAATTATTACTAATCCTAACCTTTGATTTAGGAAACGCAGTCTTTGAGCAGCAGTGCTGCGGGGCTGTCGTGGTTGGTTTGCTTCACGTCTCAGCAGACAACACGGACGGTGCCGCTCAGCCAGATCCTCTGAACACTAAGCTTTAGAAGCACCTTCTTAGTTAAGCTAAACCAAGATCCTTTCTTGCTTTATAGACGTGAGACCTTTAAAGCACTGCACCAAGTTTTTCTTACGTGCTTTTCAGGGTCCAAGGCTGCACATGCTGACTCCAACACGTGAGCAGTGTTACTGGTACCAGTGAAATTACGCACAAAGCTGAGTGTTTGCAAAGCTTTTGCACAATGAGGATGTAACTTAGGCCCAAAACTTTTACCATCTTCTGCAAAGTAACAAATGAGATAACTTGCATATCTCAATACTTACAAACTAAGTTCCTAAAAAAATTCATATGCTTAAAATCCCAGGTCCCTAAAAAAAGTCTGCTTATACCTTCAAAGTTAATTCAAGCTCCTTCTTGGACTCATACTCCACcaacagaaaaagctgttttttacaGATGCTGAGGCTTACTCTCCATCAGCATAAATTGCTGGAACCCAATTAACGTCAATAGCGCTATGACAATTTACATCAGCCACGGATCTGCCTCCAGACGTATAAACTTATTTCAAGCGTTGGTGTTATCAGCTTTAAACCAACTGAAATGTGTCAGCACGGATTGTGCTTTGCCTAAACCAATTTATAATTTATCCAACAATCTTGTAAAAGCTACACTTAACACATGTTTACTCTTAGTTGAGGTATCAATTTCTCATTTCCTGCCAGCCTTTTATCACTTGACCGAAAATCCATGATGTACGGTAAATTGTTAACTATTAGTCTCAACTCAATTTCCTTAGCTGATCCCCTACGTGGGCACTTAAACTGATAAAGACGAAAATTCAGCTCGAAACACTGCAACAATCTTACGGATTTACAATTAATCAAAGCAGTTTCATTTCGCACCAAGTTCTAACAATGATGCCCTGTTGCTATCCATAATTACCAAGATCACAACGTAGGTGATTACGCCTGTCAGCCCTGCAGAAGCatttaaacaaagcatttaTCAAGCAAGAACTTCCAAACACATCTCCctcaaaactgaagaaatgccCGAGTGCAGCCACCTCCTAAACATGACCCTAAAAATCAAAGGTTTAGGAAATAATAACCAATCCCCACGATTCTTAAGGGCAGTTGTTCGGTATTTCCAAGTATGATTTTGTAAAATGGTACTCAAGAGAAATAACCAATTCCAaaatacaacaacaacaacaaatcctTTCAGAAGTGATAGCCTGGGGTTCAATAGACATTTAAACTTTCCTCTTCACACTCCAGAAACGTGTGCGATGTTACAAAGCAATGCCCAGTATGCTGTTCCATCTCTTCTCATCCCGAGAGGGCCCAACTTCAGCTCCTCCGACCACCGGACCGGAGCAGAGCGAGGCAATTCACAGCTTTCTCTTCCGAGCTGAGTTTCAGAAGCATTTACACATTCGCTTTGTAGCTGTTCAGACATTTCTGCTGGCATTCATGCCCACAGGTCATTTGACAAAACATTGCATGTCGttaatttaaattctgaagCTACCAAACAGTCAGAAAATGAATATGTGGGCGGGTTTTAAGTGAAAAGCCTTGAAGAGGCCATAAATGGCTAGAAAGTAATACTACcaatatataaattaaatgtaGGATCAAGGTTAACATAAACATGTCCTGCATGGATACAAacaaatgcatatatatttttagaagttGTAAAACCCAAACACCTTGGTTCCTTCCACCGGTACTAAACAAGGACCGAGGCACCCAGCGTGTCCTGCTCCCACGAGAGTCCCCTTTGCCTTCAGGGAGGCCCCTGGGACTGGAACCCTTCCACATGAGCGAGCAAGTTCAAGTGGAGCAAAACCCGTTGGTTCTCCTGAGCAGGGACTGAGAGGCCGTGAAGCAGATATCAagaaaagagttttattttttaagaaagaagcatatgtttttctgaagactttCTGTTCTCTCCCTATCCCACTCATGACTTGGAACTTGGACTTCTGGAATTACCGTGATGCCACGTAGTCATTAACAAGAATACAGACAAATTCCTCGGAAACTGGTTAGAGTGACTTCCCCACCACGACGGCCAACCGGGACGGCAGGGCCGGGGAGAGGAGCCGGAGCCGCGCCCCGCTGCCAGACCACCCCCAGGGGAGTCTGTCCCCGCTGAACCACCCCCGGAAGGCGGGCGGGGACCCCGGCCGGGAGGGCCCGTACAACCGGGGCACGGCGGCTTCGGGGCTAcgaagaaagggggaaaaaaaccctgacaacTTCCCTTAAATCATTCCGCCCCGGCCGTGCCCCCATcgcccgcagccgcccccggCGCCGGCCCCGGCGGGACACCGCGGCGGCCCGGCTCCCCCCGCGGAgctgcgcggcggcggcggaacGAAGCGGGGCGgtgcgcggcgcggcggcgccCCCGCCCGGGCCGGCCGGGAAGGGAGGTGCGCGCTCGGGGCcacccgccccgctccgctctgCTCCGCCCCGCCACGGGAGCCCCCGGGCCGCACGGCGCGGCCGGTCCCCCGTGTTTCCCCCGCTCCCTGCGCTTGTTCCCGCTGCGGTAGCCCGGCTGGGAGCGGGGGCACCGAGCGGCGGAGGGACCGCGGGGCTCCCGCCTCCCGGTGCCGGCGCGGCGCCGCGCACGTACCCGCGCCCCCCTGCCGGTGCCCGGCGCCGCGGGCGCAGCGCCcccgggcgggcgcgggggggcaCACGGAAGACTGACAcacggcggggcgcgggggggaggctccccccgccgcgccccggcgCTCCCCATTGGCGCGGGCGGCCGTGACGCGCGGCGCGGCGGCTGCCTATTAGGGCGGGAGGCGGAGGCCGGGCCCGGCAGAGCCGCATCCCGCCGCTGCCGTGAGCGGAGTGCCCAGGGCAGCGCCGCCCGCCTGCCGCGGAGGAGCCGGGGCGCCCCGCGGCCAGCAACGCCCCCGACGCGGGCGGGAGGAGCGCGGAGGAGCAGCGCCgtgcggcggcggccgcggccgctgcggggagaggaggaaagttggtgcgagcggcggcggcggggccgcccgggAGCGGGACTGCGGAGAGCCGCCGCCTCgcctcggcccggcccggcgcggccgcCGCGGATGTGCCCCCGCCAGGCGGGGAAGGACGGAGCGGAGCGCGGTCGCTGGCAGCGGGGATCGGGCGGCTGGCTGCGCTTCACCCTCGCCGGGCTGCTGCACTCGGAGGATTTGTGGATTGACTCTCGCTCCTGACTCACCGCCTCGGCtggatttgtggggttttgttgctggattttggctttttttcgtttattatttttctctcctttttcctcgGGGGAAGGAACTGCCTGCCAGCCCCGCTCGGGTTCGCCACTGCAGTCGTGGCAGTGCCGTGGAGGCTGGGACCCCCCTCCGAGCCAAGGTGAGCGCTGGCACTGATCCGATACAGCAGCATCATCCCGTTCCCCCCCGGAAAGGTGCGTCGGGCTCGTAACCAAACAGCGCgcacacacaccaaaaaaaaaaaagccccaccaaAAGCCACCCTGCATCTAGAAGCGTACAAAATATCCAGATAGTGGGACTCGCATTTGGGATTTGTTAGTTCTCTTGCTCATGCCACTGCCCCATGGTTGCCTCAATGGCAGGATCATGaagtgtttgactttttttcttctgcttccagaGACCTTAAAGAAGTCCAAAAAGAGTGTGAGGTCAAACGGCAAGGTGCCAGGATGCTATGAGATAGTGCCCCTGTCCCTGAAGAAGAAGATGGCTGCAGAACTTTACCCTGCCAGCACCAACACCAATATCGCAAACAGCaacgccgccgccgccgccagcgcTGCCAACAGCAAGAAGAACgccctgcagctccagcagaccgcccagccgcccccgccgccccagcTCCAGAACCTCAACAACAACAACTTGGAGAGCGCCAACTGGCAATCCTGCCACCCCACGCTGCGGGAGAGGTaagggccgggccccgccggaCCCTCCCCGGGCGGGCgggacagagaaagagagaggtgCCCGGCCCTGAGCACCTGCGCCGAGGCCAGGCGTGAGGGCTGGGCCGCCCCGGGACGGGCTGGAGCCGGCCGGCGGGAGGCTGGGGCACCAGGTGAGGGGCTGCCCGCGGCTAACGGGGcttctcccccccctcccctcgcTTGCAGGAACGCGCTGATGTTCAATAACGAACTCATGGCTGACGTTCACTTCATCGTGGGCCCGCCGGGGGCATCCAAGAAAGTTCCTGCCCATAAGGTTTGAGCAGATAATTTTTTGGCTTCTTAATACTGCTGTGCGTATCGCCTTCCCCCCCCGCCTGACAACTAAGTCccacttttttcctaattacaGCTCCCATCTAATCCCAGAAGTAATTCACATACATTGCAATTAAAGGGAACAGTCTGAGGCAGTCTTCTGCCTCCACTGTAGCTTTTAACTTTCCCTAAGCGCAGCTCTTATCGAAAGCCAGCACGCTCTGCTATTACTGTACATATTACTGaggcttctttctcttttattttccagtatgTTTTGGCAGTTGGTAGCTCTGTCTTCTATGCTATGTTTTATGGCGATCTCGCAGAGGTCAAATCTGAAATCCATATACCAGATGTGGAACCTGCAGCCTTTCTAATCCTATTAAAGTAAGTGGCCACTACAAGTCTACTAATTACGTGGACAGAATCAAAGTAGCTTATAAAATATACATCTCCTAATTGGCATTGTGCAATACGCACTTATTACTGTTTACTTAATGCACTGACAAATACTGAAAGTCAGGTTCACTGCCAGCAAAGATGACTGTAGATCAGTCTTTCATGGcctatatatttgttttttctttaagaaacttattttttttccccctccatctAGATACATGTATAGTGATGAAATAGACCTGGAAGCTGACACAGTTCTGGCTACCCTGTATGCTGCCAAGAAGTACATCGTGCCCGCCCTAGCAAAGGCTTGCGTCAATTTTCTGGAGACCAGTTTAGAAGCAAAGAACGCTTGTGTCCTGCTGTCTCAGAGCAGGCTCTTCGAGGAGCCAGAGCTGACGCAGCGCTGCTGGGAAGTGATTGATGCTCAAGCAGAAATGGCACTGAAGTCAGAGGGCTTCTGTGAGATAGATCAACAAACACTAGAGATCATTGTCACCCGGGAGGCGCTCAACACCAAGGAGGTGGTAGTTTTCGAGGCTGTTCTCAACTGGGCAGAGGCTGAATGCAAAAGGCAAGGGCTGCCGGTTACGCCGCGCAACAAGAGGAACGTATTGGGAAAAGCTTTGTACTTGGTGCGGATTCCGACCATGACTTTGGAAGAGTTTGCCAATGGAGCTGCCCAGTCCGACATCCTCACCCTTGAGGAAACTCACAACATATTCCTATGGTACACGGCCGCGAATAAACCCAAACTAGAGTTTCCACTGACAAAAAGGAAAGGACTCGTACCTCAGCGATGCCATCGGTTCCAGTCGTCTGCGTATCGCAGCAATCAGTGGAGGTACCGAGGGCGGTGTGACAGTATTCAGTTTGCCGTAGACAAACGGATATTTATAGCAGGACTGGGGTTGTATGGGTCAAGCTGCGGCAAAGCTGAATACAGCGTCAAAATCGAACTGAAACGCTTAGGAGTTGTCCTTGCTCAAAATCTGACAAAG harbors:
- the BTBD6 gene encoding BTB/POZ domain-containing protein 6 isoform X1 is translated as MPLPHGCLNGRIMKCLTFFLLLPETLKKSKKSVRSNGKVPGCYEIVPLSLKKKMAAELYPASTNTNIANSNAAAAASAANSKKNALQLQQTAQPPPPPQLQNLNNNNLESANWQSCHPTLRERNALMFNNELMADVHFIVGPPGASKKVPAHKYVLAVGSSVFYAMFYGDLAEVKSEIHIPDVEPAAFLILLKYMYSDEIDLEADTVLATLYAAKKYIVPALAKACVNFLETSLEAKNACVLLSQSRLFEEPELTQRCWEVIDAQAEMALKSEGFCEIDQQTLEIIVTREALNTKEVVVFEAVLNWAEAECKRQGLPVTPRNKRNVLGKALYLVRIPTMTLEEFANGAAQSDILTLEETHNIFLWYTAANKPKLEFPLTKRKGLVPQRCHRFQSSAYRSNQWRYRGRCDSIQFAVDKRIFIAGLGLYGSSCGKAEYSVKIELKRLGVVLAQNLTKFTSDGSSNTFSVWFEHPVQVEQDTFYNVSAILDGNELSYFGQEGMTEVQCGKVTFQFQCSSDSTNGTGVQGGQIPELIFYA
- the BTBD6 gene encoding BTB/POZ domain-containing protein 6 isoform X3; translated protein: MAAELYPASTNTNIANSNAAAAASAANSKKNALQLQQTAQPPPPPQLQNLNNNNLESANWQSCHPTLRERNALMFNNELMADVHFIVGPPGASKKVPAHKYVLAVGSSVFYAMFYGDLAEVKSEIHIPDVEPAAFLILLKYMYSDEIDLEADTVLATLYAAKKYIVPALAKACVNFLETSLEAKNACVLLSQSRLFEEPELTQRCWEVIDAQAEMALKSEGFCEIDQQTLEIIVTREALNTKEVVVFEAVLNWAEAECKRQGLPVTPRNKRNVLGKALYLVRIPTMTLEEFANGAAQSDILTLEETHNIFLWYTAANKPKLEFPLTKRKGLVPQRCHRFQSSAYRSNQWRYRGRCDSIQFAVDKRIFIAGLGLYGSSCGKAEYSVKIELKRLGVVLAQNLTKFTSDGSSNTFSVWFEHPVQVEQDTFYNVSAILDGNELSYFGQEGMTEVQCGKVTFQFQCSSDSTNGTGVQGGQIPELIFYA
- the BTBD6 gene encoding BTB/POZ domain-containing protein 6 isoform X2 produces the protein MFYGDLAEVKSEIHIPDVEPAAFLILLKYMYSDEIDLEADTVLATLYAAKKYIVPALAKACVNFLETSLEAKNACVLLSQSRLFEEPELTQRCWEVIDAQAEMALKSEGFCEIDQQTLEIIVTREALNTKEVVVFEAVLNWAEAECKRQGLPVTPRNKRNVLGKALYLVRIPTMTLEEFANGAAQSDILTLEETHNIFLWYTAANKPKLEFPLTKRKGLVPQRCHRFQSSAYRSNQWRYRGRCDSIQFAVDKRIFIAGLGLYGSSCGKAEYSVKIELKRLGVVLAQNLTKFTSDGSSNTFSVWFEHPVQVEQDTFYNVSAILDGNELSYFGQEGMTEVQCGKVTFQFQCSSDSTNGTGVQGGQIPELIFYA